AGACTCAGTTTTTACTTTCAACTTCACAAACAAGCTCTGCCTTTCAGTTAAATGAACTTAAATCCCCAAAGAGAATAGTGGGGGTGGGTAGACGGTGCTTCTGGATAGGACAGGTTTCGCAGGGTCACTTGGGCTAGGAAGAACGATTTTCTAACTACAGTAGCATTGCTTGGGTAAAATAGGGAAGAGGACACTAGTGTCTACAGGTGGAGAAAATATCAGAGGGCTACAGTAGTATCTTCTGGGAGCAGGGGGCGAGAGTTGGGGGAAATCAGCAGGAGATTAGAGAGCACAGTCAGAGAAGAAGAGGACAGAAGGAGCACGCGAAGGCAAACCAGCTAATCCAAGTCATGTGGTTCCTGAAGTCAGGATCCACTCCCTCCCATCTGGAGGTCGGATACGCCACACTCCATTATACAGAACTAATGCTCTTCATACACAACTCCTACAAAGCACGCTCAGTTCTGCTCCGTTCTCTCTCCCTACTCTGCTGAAGCCTGGTGAGGGACACGACCCTCCCTGTCATGTAGAAAAGGCtctgtatgagcatgtgtgtaaaaCAGTATGCGACTGTCacatatgagcatgtgtgtaaaaCAGTATGCGACTGTCacatatgagcatgtgtgtaaaaCAGTATGTGACTCTCacatatgagcatgtgtgtaaaaCAGTATGCGACTCTCacatatgagcatgtgtgtaaaaCAGTATGTGACTCTCacatatgagcatgtgtgtaaaaCAGTATGCGACTCTCAcatatgagtatgtgtgtaaaaCAGTATGTCActttgagcatgtgtgtaaaACTGTGCCTGTGTGGGGGACTCACTCGGTTGTGGTCCTGACGGCGGGTGCGCTGGGGGGTTTTCCCTCTGCTTCTCACAGGTTTCTCCACAACAGGAACTGGCTCTGGTTCTGGTTCAGGTTCTGGCTCAGGTTCTGGTTCAGGCACCGCCCTCTCCTCTGGCAGACAATACAGTTCAGTCAGGTCACAGTTTCAACTACAAACAACACTATATGGCTACATTCACACCGTCAGTTTTTGGGAGTGACAACCTTAGTATTGTTGAGTATTGTACACATTGTACATACTGGGACTGCAGAGCGAAGTGAAAAGAGCTCACCGTGTACAGTAACAGTAGTCACTCTCCTATCAAATCTCACGAAAATCAGCTGTAAATATCATCTGTAACTGTAGCAATGTTTTGCAACCATGCAATATGGGGACTGCCATTGCAAGTTTAGAAAGTGTACTTCATccatttgaaatacaaaataaatttgaaaaacgGAGCAGTGAGTTTATCCGCCTCCTCTTGACAAACCTCCGCTAACAGACTTTGAACGTAGTTTGTTCTAATGAATTTGCTCATTTTACCTCACATACTTTGTGCAGACCGCAAACGAAAAGGCTCTGACACAGCACAATGGCTCCAGTTTGGAAAGACCCCCGAGTAGCACGCCGACACTAGTGCACGCGCCGAGTGTAGAAAACGGCTATGCTGACATGTGCCTCACCTTCCTCCTTGTCACTGTACTGGTCGGAGTCTGTGTTGCCGTTCTGGTTGCTTCCGATCTTTGCAGGGGCAGCGGGTGGGGGTGCAGCCTCGGGGGGGCCCTGCTCCATCAGCTTCTGCAGCTTTCTTTCATACAGCTTGCGGGTGGAGgctgagagaaggagaaggaatgTCAATAACACAGCTTATGAGTGGAGGCTCGGGTTGGAAAAAGAAGGGCACCCTTTATAAACAGTGAGTGGAGGCTAGGGTTGGGCCAATATCCTGTAATGGTGTAGAAGAAGGTGCCAACACAGTAACGCTTTTCAATACCAATCTACTGACAATTCACCATTTTTAGAGTGTGTGCTTGGTAACAGCATAACTACACACTGCGCCGCCACTGATCACAAAAGTACCAAATGAGTTGGCTagattaattactttttttttgccaaataaaCTACTAATGTtagataaatattaattaacagGGTGAAACAGTAAAGATAATGAAAAATAGAAACTGCCTTAGATGaacaagaaatgaaaacattaatgttACCTCCATGTTTACTATGCACtttcaaaaaatctttttgttacagtaaaatgacaaaaaagtatttgtcacCAGGTAACCTGCAACCTCAAACTCAGTATGAGTGAGTGACTCACCGACAATGGGTCCTACACTGACTCCATACTTCTGGAGCTGTTCCTTCAAGCTCTCGTCAGTTAGGTCAGCAACGTCCACTTCATCCGCTGGAGGCTTGTCCGTCTTCCTAGTGGCTTTCTGTGGAGATACACCTGAACTTAGTGCTGTCTGCGTTCTATGACCAGCAGTTTGGGATTGGCAATGGTAGTTACGGGATGTattgtttatgaaatattttgtggaaGCTCTCAAATGATGCGTCCCACCAAAGCAATGGATTTCAGTGTAGTGATGCAACAGATAGTCTGCTATAGGATCCTGACCATGCAAGTGCCAGCTGAGGCTGGCAGGCCATAACCGGCAGGTAGGGCGGGTAGACTTCGGCAGCTGGGCTGCCCCAGTCTCATTCAGCAGTAGTGATAACAGATATGCAAAAACCATTAATTGCCTTCATTTGCCTTTACCATAGTCCTCCTGTTTGCCTTTACATCAATATCACCAAAAACAAACCCTTGATACTATTCCACTAAAAACCCCCCACACAAACTGTATGAGGCAAGAgtgccaataaaaaataatgcagccAATGAAATTGCAAGACAGTGTACACATTCACAGTCCTGCCAGCTAAACAGAGAGGTAAGGTTTTTAAAATTCGCTCATTAAACATGTAACTAGGCAACGCCATATGAAGCAATACTCCAGACTAAAACGAAACATATAATTAAGCTTAAGACTGAGCTTGTACCAAATCTTTCACATGTAATTTACTTTGTAACCAGCTTTCTGTAAATGACACAGCTTAGAAACTCAGAAATTTCAGAACCCATTGATCACATAATGTTACACCTTTCCATGATTTTTCTTTAAAGTGGGAAGATAGGGGAGAAAATATTATGAACCCTGATGAACTCTGGCTGAGTTAAATTCCACTCCACGGTACAATCCCAGTCTGGTGATCCACTGGGATCGTCCTGTGAACCAGAGGGGCTTCCACCACAAAGGCATTTAATCTGCCACCACGTAAACAAGCTGCCGGGAATTTCACCTCACGTGGCTAAGAATTTTGCCCTCGGCTAAACCTTTTGAAGAACGGGGACtctaaaatagaaaaaaaaaatgtaattccctACATCTGACAGTCTGGACAGCACTCCTCTCCCAGGGAAAGCATTTCCTCAATAAAGGGACAGAGCCCACTGTGAAAACAGCAATGTCAGCAGCAGGGTCTTAAAGACACCTCAATGTTACAAAACAATGTGGTTTTCAGGGCAAGCTTCCATGGGCGTGACACCATTTTACTATAACAACATGGTTTTGGTTCTGCTTTGGGAAGTATTACAtgcacattttcctttttttttagcacttcTCGTTTCACATGTAGCCTCTTGGTCAGGTTATTACTCCTGTTTAATGAACAGCCATAAATACAGGGTAAGTAACACATGATGAGCAATGTCACAGCTAATATGCATTCCCTGTTAACCTGCCTTGACTCCATGAAgccaaacagcagaaacaaaagaCCAGCTGTTTTTTATCagacacccaacccccaccacagcacacatgctcacacacatacacaaacacacacgcgcacacacagatccCTCACATGAGCTTACTTGCATCTCTTTCCagtttgcatgcacacacatacctctcactcagtcacacagaacatgcaaaaacttgaaatgaaaatgtcaccCAAAAAGTAACCTAATCATACCCATCTGATTGGccacttatttttcatttataattcaaaTGTGtagcatattttcaaaaatatttcataacagGGTTTTTCCTGTATTGAAATGTCATAGGTGGGCCCTCTAAGTTGTTCGTGCAAAAACAATAAgcaatcaaaaagaaaaaaatgaaaaacccaAAAACTATTCGAAATGGTTCGTAAAGTTATTGGTACAATTTGGTCATGAATGATactgcatttcatgtttttatttttttatttttttaaaagttttagtTTTGACTTCTTTCATGTTTATGGGCAACCTTAGACATGCTAAATTAACTATAATCCTCTTAATTGTATAAAAGAATGAGACAGCTAACAATGTGCTGACAACTGCGCGTGTCACTCAGGTGTCTGCTGAAGAGGTGTTTTTCAACAGGAACCGCCTACCTACAGAAATATGTCACAATGGTTTATGCTATTTCTTTACAATGGAATGAGTGGTAATTGGTTCAGGATTCAGAATTCTAAGAAAATAAGCAAATTGTGATAATCCAGTATGTAATTGAGTGTATTCTACGGTAATACCATTAACCTACACCATTTTGGCCTATATATGCAGAGTGAACTTATTAAATACATGAAGGTGGTATTTGTGTGAATTCATTAAGTTGAAAGGTTAATATTGTACTTTAGGTTTTGagtgataaaaatgaatttcaagaCATATTGCAATTCCAAATGCCATTGTTCCTGTAGAATGACCCCGTGCAATGTGTTAACCTTTCAGTATAGGCTATATGTTTCCACCAATTCTGGCACTTACATGTGACCCCtcaataaatactaaaacttttctgatttttttatatttgtgtttaatttttgtaTAGCTTACATCTAAAATGTATTGTGGTGGTCTCTTGAAGACTCTACAGAACATTCTCAATGTTGCTAATTATAGGGAGACAACGCATTGAGTTTACAGTGACAGGAAAGCCAGACCAACCGCAGCTGCTGTCACGCACTATCACTACGTTTGAAACCCAACTtagagccaggaaaaacccaaATACAAAATCTGCAACATTTTTCTGCTGATGAATCCAGAAACATGcctgcagtttgcatttgtacAACAATGTAAAATAGGGAGGTATCAGCCAATACAGTCAGTCAATTATTGGTTATAGACACTGGTGCCAGAATTTCCACTCCATGAATTCCTACTTGCAAGAATTTGCTGCTACAGACTACGGCCCTCATTTATCAATCTTGCAGAGGATGAGCACTAATTCAGAcctatttttttacagtctctgattcAGACTCAGTTCCACCAGCAGTCCATCATTTTAGGTTCAAATCTTCAGTTCATGGAAATAAACTCcacattgatttttttgaaCGGTCACATGATACTCTACATTGCGTTCTTTAAGGCCTTCATTAATTCTGTATATTAGAGGAGCCAAGTGAAGCCTGATTGTGTGTACACGTATATGATACTTGAACAAAATGTCAGCAGTGATATGAAAAGGATTGGCATTATATTCAAGGACGGATTTCAACTCACAATGAAACACACAACTTCAAGCCAACGTATAGTAACTGTTTTTGATATCAGCCCAATAATTCCAGATGGGAAAGAATTGCTAAAGTCCATTTAGAGTCCTACGGATGAAAGGAGGATTCTTccctcaaaacaaaataaaaacaggtaaaagtgctgtgacaaaataaaattacactttGAATAAGACTAGCTAGATTCAAGAAATCCCATCTCAACAAGTGGCttctttttgaaatttgaaacaGGTGGAAACCCAAATTGAGAAGTTGTTTTTAGTCTACAGGCCTGAGAGCTTCCCTTCAACTGAATGCTCTAGACTGCTTGAGGGCAAGTTTACCTTATTGTGGACGGACTGGGTTTAGAGCATGTGTCTGCTTGTCATATGAATGCGTTCATAATCTGTGTTTGCAACCAGAaataaaaccaagaaaaaatAAGGAATTCTGCAGTAATGGGTCCTGTGTTCACACATAGCTGCGCATGCTATATATTAGGGATGGGCATTCGGATACTTTTAGTGCTTTAGTAGCCGGTGGGAATTTCGATAGAGTATTGGAGTGCTGGATTTCTATTTCTGGTTGTCCCGTTACTTTCCGCGTTTCCACAGGACAACGTAGCAATAGACAGCGTAACCTAAATTTCtgcaaattaatataaacagTTAAATTATTgataaaactttaaataaacgtattgaacattttaaaatcattacgTGGAGTTTTAATGTGATATACAATTTGTACTTTAAACTCACATTTTGACGTAATTTTCAAAGCAACTAAAGACTCAAGATTGTTCAGAATCATCGACAGTACTCAAAGAACATCGATGTTGATCGGGTTTGGATCCTTCGTGAGGTGGACAGTGTTGAAACTCCATCACTTTAGTCATAACACCTGCTGAAATAACTAGACTGTGGAGTAAGAATATATGAAACTAACATAACTAGACTGTGGAGTAAGAATGCATGAAACTAACATCATTAcccataaaacaacaaactctccAAGCTGccgtgtaaaaataaataatgaaaacaaacacgTTGATTGACGTGGATTTATTTTCAAGTATTGCATAGTTCTCaagcagtccatttaccagcaGTCGTCCTTTTTCGAGCACAGGAAGTACTCGTGCCCATTCGTAATaatgtacatataaaataatgtttaagaGATGCACTGTTTGTCTAGACAAATAGTATGCTTTAAATGAAACTATCCTCATCTGCAAAATAGCCTGATCTTGCAGACAGGCTGGCCCGAGTGTGAATAAACATCCCAAACATCTTTTGTACGGACAACTTCAATGAAAACGTGTATAAAAAGCTATAACAAGCGTGTTCTGACTCACAAGAAACACTACAGCCCCATACTCTTCCGTTTCTCTTGCTTTAAAACAGCAATTAGGATAACAATAGTAAGAATAAGAATATTATGCGAACCTTAACTCTGTTCTCCGTTTTATTTCCCCAAAAACCATTTTCAGTTATTAGCACCCATCATAAGCACAGGACGATGACGGTTGCGGTTcgaaaacaagtaaaataagATTGCTGCGCGGACACTTAAAACAATACATGTAAATACCTGTAAACATGCATCAATAGTGAGCATGCGGGTTGGCAACTGTCTGCAGTGCAAGGCGACACTAATCTGCGTTGTCAAGCACAGGCAGATTATTTGGGCGGGAAAATGTCTGCTACCGTTTAGCCAAATCACAACACGCGAATTTGTCGTTCTACAGAGTACCTCATATCGTAAGTGAAACTGCACAGGCACTCTTAAGAATGACTATCAAAAAACGTGATGCTCATAAAATGTACGTAGATTATTTTACTTTAACAACTCAATGTCGGTCTTACTTCTGCCTCAGCTAATTTAGCCTTCCTATGCTTATCTTAGCCAACATACATTTTGCAACGACAGTGGCTCAACACAACAGTCATTATACCGTAGTATCTGCAAATATTGGTTGAGTAAAACTTTGCTTTGTAACTAAGAGGATCCACTAATTTACAGCTCTCCGTGCGATGACTACCGTTACATTACAAATGACACCTGCGCAACTGGAATCAGATGCCATTAGCCGGATAACTTCAAATATGAGCTTGTGCATGTGCGATAGACGAAACGCTCACCCTTCCTGAACGACTTTTATTAGAGACCACCGGCGGAGGTAACTCTTCGTCGCTGGAGAAGGCGTCCGGGGCgcttttcttcttgttctgcACGGTCAGGGTCTTGCGGTACAGCTGCACATAAACGTCTTTCTTGTGCTCGCCGCTCGGCAGAGACACATTGTTCGCCAACAGCTCACTCTTCAGTTTATCCTTAGTGAGAATCGATGGATCTTCGAGAAATTCCGACATGTCTGCTTAGCTCTAGTataacaataaatgtaaaactgGCACAACTGGTGGTAATCTAACCAATTTACATtcactacaaaaataaatgtttggatGACGCTATCCAACTCGCGTCTCCTGTTGGAGTAAAATAGCGAGGCAACGATAATTTAGCGAGCTAGACAGCGAATTCGCTAGCTAGCTTAACTGGTCTCAAGCAACAATTCCTGTTTCTATTTCCTTTTGCGTGCAAAGCTTGCCCTCTTCCAGCGAATGCGCAGGGGCGACATAGAACGGAAAGGATAACTTTAGCCTGTTCTAGTAGTAACAAAACACGCCAGACATACTAAGAAAGAAAGCTACACTTTGTACCCGGCCCACTAGCAACCGACCGCGGTGGGAAAGGGGCAGCCTGTGTGTTGTGAACCATCCAATACAGTTGAATGCTATTGGCTAACAACAATATAGAAACGACCTCTCCATTGGCTGAAAGTGCAGACAAATATGAGCGCtcaagaaacaataaaaaacaattggCCAGTGGTGGAAAACCCACCATTCTTATGTTTAACTATGCactatacattttgtaaaactgaatataaatataagcaATACATTGAAAAGGTCGTGCTATCATTAATTTATCCAAAATTTCCCCGGTCAAATTACATAAATTTAGAAACTTGGTATGCAGCCAATTATTATTACCCAACGATGACTTATTTGAGATAACATATCATATTACATATCACGCCTTccatttcaaaaacacatttaggtTTATGCTGCGCGTTTCCCCGTAAAACATGtgtgctgtttaaaaatgtatttttctctctctgccgaAA
The nucleotide sequence above comes from Anguilla rostrata isolate EN2019 chromosome 7, ASM1855537v3, whole genome shotgun sequence. Encoded proteins:
- the tmpoa gene encoding thymopoietin a isoform X12, producing MSEFLEDPSILTKDKLKSELLANNVSLPSGEHKKDVYVQLYRKTLTVQNKKKSAPDAFSSDEELPPPVVSNKSRSGRKATRKTDKPPADEVDVADLTDESLKEQLQKYGVSVGPIVASTRKLYERKLQKLMEQGPPEAAPPPAAPAKIGSNQNGNTDSDQYSDKEEEERAVPEPEPEPEPEPEPEPVPVVEKPVRSRGKTPQRTRRQDHNRVEERLTASNPVSVVGEKDFLKEMFPNEPCTPTGISATCRRPIRGAAGRPLTATDFWLDESRRRSERIETSTSYIESRTTPRAAAPLLSASTSSSSYSSSSFSSSSSLAAPSAGPARPRRSLPVWLQLLLLSAVAGFLLFVYQSMETNQINPFGSSKSLEGAGQ